The Pseudarthrobacter sp. NS4 genome includes a window with the following:
- the lepB gene encoding signal peptidase I, whose product MPENHARTPDPGHDGTPDTPAGAASGGAVPVPDAPPPAPLQSRSSAKAADKSAASPVFAWLKEVATVVVIAVVLSFLIKTFLFRAFFIPSESMVHTLDVDDRIFVNLLVPEPFSLNRGDVVVFRDTKGWLPPAPAKTEGPFTWVQDGLTFVGLLPDNSEQHLVKRVIGLPGDHVVCCDASGKITLNGTALDETYVNPAEVPQVRNFDVIVPEGKVWVMGDNRNHSADSRAHMDADGGFIDLDDLEGKAAVIAWPLNRITTLDNYPDVFRKVPAAP is encoded by the coding sequence ATGCCCGAGAACCATGCGCGGACACCGGACCCGGGCCACGACGGCACTCCGGATACTCCGGCCGGTGCGGCCTCCGGTGGAGCGGTCCCGGTCCCGGACGCGCCGCCTCCCGCGCCGCTGCAAAGCCGTTCCTCGGCCAAGGCTGCCGACAAGTCGGCGGCCAGTCCGGTGTTTGCCTGGCTCAAGGAAGTAGCCACCGTGGTGGTGATCGCCGTGGTGCTGTCCTTCCTCATCAAGACTTTTCTTTTCCGCGCCTTCTTCATTCCGTCCGAATCCATGGTCCACACGCTTGATGTCGACGACCGGATCTTCGTCAACCTCCTGGTGCCGGAACCCTTCTCGCTCAACCGCGGTGACGTCGTGGTCTTCCGGGATACCAAGGGCTGGCTTCCTCCGGCGCCGGCGAAGACCGAGGGGCCGTTTACCTGGGTGCAGGACGGGCTGACGTTCGTTGGCCTGCTGCCGGACAACTCGGAGCAGCACCTCGTCAAGAGGGTCATTGGGCTGCCTGGTGACCATGTGGTGTGTTGTGACGCCAGCGGTAAAATTACTCTCAACGGGACCGCCCTCGACGAAACCTATGTCAATCCCGCCGAGGTCCCGCAGGTCCGGAACTTCGATGTGATTGTCCCCGAGGGGAAGGTGTGGGTGATGGGTGACAACCGGAACCATTCCGCCGATTCCCGCGCCCACATGGACGCCGACGGCGGCTTCATCGACCTCGACGACCTTGAAGGCAAGGCGGCAGTCATCGCCTGGCCTTTGAACCGGATCACCACCCTGGACAACTATCCCGACGTGTTCCGGAAAGTTCCGGCGGCACCCTGA
- the rpsP gene encoding 30S ribosomal protein S16 — translation MAVKIRLKRFGKMRAPYYRIVVADSRTKRDGRAIEEIGKYHPTEEPSYIEVNSERAQYWLSVGAQPSEQVAAILKITGDWQKFKGLPGQEGTLKTKAGKEAFVAPEKGSVIIPEAITKKASKTDAAQAEAETTEAE, via the coding sequence GTGGCCGTAAAGATTCGCCTTAAGCGCTTTGGCAAAATGCGCGCACCGTACTACCGCATCGTTGTCGCCGACTCACGCACCAAGCGTGACGGCCGCGCCATCGAAGAAATCGGCAAGTACCACCCCACCGAAGAGCCCTCATACATCGAGGTTAACTCCGAGCGTGCACAGTACTGGCTGTCCGTCGGCGCCCAGCCGTCCGAGCAGGTTGCCGCGATCCTGAAGATCACCGGTGACTGGCAGAAGTTCAAGGGCCTGCCGGGTCAGGAAGGCACCCTGAAGACCAAAGCCGGGAAGGAAGCCTTCGTGGCCCCCGAAAAGGGTTCCGTGATCATTCCGGAAGCCATCACCAAGAAGGCATCCAAGACTGACGCCGCCCAGGCCGAAGCAGAGACTACCGAGGCTGAGTAG
- a CDS encoding VOC family protein, whose amino-acid sequence MTAEATSQDLLPADLTMGTVMLKVGDMKLMTDYYQRALGLEVVAEQDGGLYLGRLQKPLVHLAPAPGLNLPGRGEAGLFHTALLFEDQASLAATIATAAQYEPRSFTGSADHLVSEAFYFNDPEGNGIELYWDRPRSNWSWNGTDVVMDSLALPPQRYLEQHLTEKSLEGQRQTAAGVGHVHLQVGDVQSARDFYVGILGFEKTAGWHGQALFVSAGRYHHHMAMNVWNSRGAGPRKDTLGLGEVLIEVPAGDDVGALADRLKVAGVPARHTGAELRFEDPWRNSIRVAVR is encoded by the coding sequence ATGACTGCAGAAGCCACCAGCCAGGATCTTCTTCCGGCCGACCTCACCATGGGCACAGTGATGCTCAAGGTTGGCGACATGAAGCTCATGACCGATTACTACCAGCGTGCCCTCGGCCTTGAGGTTGTGGCCGAGCAGGACGGCGGGCTGTACCTCGGACGCCTGCAGAAGCCGCTGGTCCACCTGGCACCTGCGCCCGGACTGAACCTTCCGGGCAGGGGGGAAGCGGGCCTGTTCCACACGGCACTGCTCTTCGAAGACCAGGCTTCCCTCGCCGCAACCATCGCCACCGCTGCCCAATATGAACCCAGGTCCTTCACCGGCAGCGCCGACCACCTGGTCAGCGAAGCCTTCTACTTCAACGACCCCGAAGGCAACGGCATCGAATTGTACTGGGACCGGCCGCGCAGCAACTGGTCCTGGAACGGCACCGACGTTGTGATGGACAGCCTGGCCCTGCCTCCGCAGAGGTACCTCGAGCAGCACCTCACTGAGAAGTCCCTCGAGGGGCAGCGACAGACCGCGGCAGGAGTGGGCCACGTCCACCTCCAGGTAGGTGACGTGCAGTCCGCGCGCGATTTCTACGTGGGAATCCTCGGGTTCGAAAAGACCGCCGGCTGGCACGGGCAGGCACTGTTCGTCTCCGCGGGCCGCTACCACCACCACATGGCCATGAACGTCTGGAACAGCCGCGGCGCCGGGCCCCGAAAGGACACATTGGGCCTCGGCGAGGTCCTCATCGAGGTGCCCGCGGGGGACGACGTCGGCGCGCTGGCAGACCGCCTCAAAGTCGCCGGGGTGCCGGCCCGCCACACCGGGGCCGAGCTGCGGTTTGAGGACCCCTGGCGCAACAGCATCCGGGTGGCAGTGCGCTGA
- the trmD gene encoding tRNA (guanosine(37)-N1)-methyltransferase TrmD, whose translation MRIDVVSIFPEYLAPLELSLIGKARQDGILDLHVHDLRSFTTDKHRSVDDTPYGGGAGMVMKPEPWAQALASIAEERPEGAGKPVLIVPSPAGERFTQALAYELAEESHLAFACGRYEGIDERVIEWSREHFDVRPVSLGDYVLNGGEVAVLAMVEAIGRLLPGVVGNPESLVEESHSDGLLEYPVYTKPAVWREREVPAVLLSGNHGKIAQWRRHEQFRRTASRRPDLLEGFDAGSLPRADRTELHNLGYDVVDGKLVRRPEAT comes from the coding sequence ATGCGGATCGATGTCGTCAGCATCTTTCCCGAGTACCTGGCACCGCTTGAACTCTCGCTGATCGGCAAGGCCCGGCAGGACGGGATCCTGGACCTCCATGTCCACGACCTCCGCAGCTTCACCACTGACAAGCACCGTTCCGTGGATGACACCCCCTACGGCGGCGGCGCGGGCATGGTGATGAAGCCGGAACCCTGGGCGCAGGCCCTGGCCTCAATTGCCGAAGAGCGGCCCGAAGGAGCGGGCAAGCCTGTCCTGATTGTCCCGTCGCCGGCAGGGGAGCGGTTTACCCAGGCGCTTGCCTACGAGCTCGCGGAAGAAAGTCATCTGGCCTTTGCGTGCGGGCGCTACGAGGGCATCGATGAGCGGGTGATTGAGTGGTCCCGCGAGCACTTCGACGTGCGGCCGGTGAGCCTGGGGGACTATGTCCTTAATGGCGGGGAAGTGGCCGTCCTGGCCATGGTGGAGGCGATTGGCCGGCTGCTGCCCGGCGTAGTGGGCAACCCGGAGTCGCTTGTGGAGGAGTCCCATTCCGACGGGCTCCTGGAATACCCGGTCTACACCAAGCCTGCTGTCTGGCGGGAACGGGAAGTGCCTGCCGTGCTGCTCAGCGGCAATCACGGCAAGATCGCCCAATGGCGCCGGCACGAGCAGTTCCGCCGGACGGCGTCACGCCGCCCGGACCTGCTGGAAGGGTTCGACGCCGGAAGCCTCCCCCGCGCCGACCGCACCGAACTGCACAACCTGGGGTACGACGTCGTCGACGGGAAGCTCGTCCGCCGGCCGGAGGCGACGTAA
- the rplS gene encoding 50S ribosomal protein L19 yields the protein MHILDSLDAASLRTDVPEFRAGDNLKVHVNIIEGKNTRVQVFQGFVLGRQGDGVRETFTVRKVSFGVGVERTFPVHSPIIEKIEVVTKGDVRRAKLYYMRALRGKAAKIKEKRDFSTGK from the coding sequence ATGCATATTCTCGATTCCTTAGATGCAGCCTCGCTGCGCACCGATGTTCCCGAGTTCCGCGCGGGTGACAACCTCAAGGTTCACGTGAACATCATCGAAGGCAAGAACACCCGTGTCCAGGTATTCCAGGGCTTCGTCCTGGGCCGCCAGGGTGACGGTGTCCGCGAGACCTTCACGGTCCGCAAGGTCTCCTTCGGTGTCGGCGTTGAGCGTACCTTCCCGGTACACTCCCCGATCATCGAAAAGATCGAAGTTGTCACCAAGGGCGACGTTCGCCGCGCCAAGCTTTACTACATGCGTGCACTGCGCGGTAAGGCTGCAAAGATCAAGGAAAAGCGCGACTTCAGCACCGGCAAGTAA
- a CDS encoding RNA-binding protein, giving the protein MLADALEHLVRGIVDSPDDVKVSSKSNRRGDTLEVRVHQDDLGRVIGRQGRTARALRTVVAALAGGEPVRVDVVDTDRRR; this is encoded by the coding sequence TTGCTGGCAGACGCGCTGGAGCACCTGGTCCGGGGAATCGTTGATTCCCCGGATGATGTCAAGGTCAGCTCGAAGAGCAACCGCCGCGGGGATACCCTCGAGGTGCGTGTTCATCAGGATGACCTGGGACGGGTGATTGGCCGCCAGGGCCGTACGGCACGCGCGCTGCGCACCGTGGTGGCTGCCCTGGCCGGTGGTGAGCCGGTAAGGGTCGACGTCGTCGACACCGACCGCCGCCGCTGA
- the rimM gene encoding ribosome maturation factor RimM (Essential for efficient processing of 16S rRNA) has protein sequence MQLQVARIGKPHGIRGEVTVQVLTDAPEDRFVPGTEFVVEPAAAGPLTVSSARWNKDILLLGFEEIETRNEAETLRGVKLFIETEELDEDDDEGWYEHELVGLEARVGGTVVGKVTALTTMPVQDLLMVTTPDGEEILVPFVEQIVPEVNVEQGYILLTPPDGLFELNSDDAADAEPEGKP, from the coding sequence ATGCAGCTTCAGGTGGCCCGCATTGGCAAGCCCCACGGCATCCGCGGGGAAGTCACGGTCCAGGTCCTGACCGACGCCCCTGAGGACCGGTTCGTCCCCGGCACCGAGTTCGTGGTCGAACCCGCGGCCGCGGGGCCCCTGACCGTGAGCAGTGCCCGCTGGAACAAGGACATCCTCCTGCTCGGCTTTGAAGAGATTGAAACGCGCAATGAGGCGGAAACCCTTCGGGGCGTCAAGCTCTTCATCGAAACCGAAGAGCTGGATGAGGACGACGATGAAGGCTGGTACGAACACGAGCTCGTCGGACTCGAGGCCCGCGTCGGCGGCACGGTGGTGGGTAAGGTCACTGCCCTTACCACCATGCCCGTCCAGGACCTGCTGATGGTGACCACCCCGGACGGTGAAGAGATCCTCGTTCCTTTTGTGGAACAGATCGTGCCGGAGGTGAACGTCGAGCAGGGGTACATCCTCCTCACCCCGCCGGACGGACTCTTCGAACTGAATTCCGACGATGCCGCCGATGCCGAACCGGAAGGCAAGCCCTAA
- the lepB gene encoding signal peptidase I, which produces MDQTKRQPPKTGWRFVFLALLLAVAVSGLVRSLWIDVYYIPSESMEPLLQGGDRILVSRTSFQAEPIRRGDIVVFDGRGTFAPLNSGKGPVVDAASGITQWLGLTGSDTTYVKRVIGLPGDSVVCCDAGGKITVNGDALDEPYIFEGDAPSIQKFSAMVPDGRVWLLGDHRSLSADSRSLLGAPGGGMVPLDRVIGRPVQIIWPLDRFGPIPGPPAAEPTTENGQ; this is translated from the coding sequence ATGGACCAGACAAAACGCCAGCCCCCAAAAACGGGCTGGCGTTTTGTTTTCCTGGCGCTTCTGCTGGCCGTTGCGGTCAGTGGCCTGGTCCGGTCGCTCTGGATTGATGTGTACTACATCCCGTCCGAATCCATGGAACCTCTGCTGCAGGGCGGGGACAGGATCCTGGTGTCCCGGACCAGCTTCCAGGCCGAACCCATACGGCGGGGCGACATTGTTGTGTTCGACGGCCGGGGAACCTTTGCACCGCTGAACAGCGGCAAAGGCCCAGTCGTGGATGCCGCGTCCGGCATCACCCAATGGCTCGGCCTCACCGGCAGCGACACCACTTACGTCAAGCGGGTCATCGGACTCCCCGGCGACTCCGTGGTCTGCTGCGATGCCGGCGGGAAGATCACCGTCAACGGCGATGCGCTGGACGAGCCCTACATCTTTGAGGGCGACGCCCCCAGCATCCAAAAATTCAGCGCGATGGTTCCGGACGGACGGGTATGGCTGCTGGGCGACCACCGCTCGCTATCTGCCGACTCCCGCAGCCTGCTGGGCGCTCCCGGCGGCGGAATGGTTCCTTTGGACCGGGTTATCGGCCGGCCCGTCCAGATCATCTGGCCGCTTGATAGATTTGGTCCAATACCAGGGCCGCCTGCGGCGGAACCCACCACAGAGAACGGACAGTAG